Sequence from the Methanobrevibacter arboriphilus genome:
TAATTTATCTGAATTAAAAATATTTTTGGATTCATTATAATTCTTAATAACCTCTAAATCAATTATTTCATTTATTGGCTAAGCTTTTTAAGTATTTTTTTTGCATAAATTTTCAATTTTTTAACTTTTTTATAGGCTTGTTTTTTGTAGTGAATGCTTACTTTTATATATGATGTCAATATAATAATATAATTGTTATTGTACTGAATGAAATTTATATAATAATGATGAGGTTTTTGTTTGAGACATTTATTTATTATATTTTGTCTTTGATAGGATGATGAATCTCTTTCTTTTTTTATTTTCTTTAAAAAGAGATTGTTTGCTTTGATAAAATTATATTAAATTTATGTTTTGTTTTTCATTAATTTATTCATTAATATTTTCTTAATAAAAGAATTATTAATAAAAGAAAGGTGAGAAGATTCTAATTAAAAAATAAATGCTCATGTTTTTAGTTATTGATGTGAATTCAATAGAATGTATTGACAATAGTATTTCCTTAAAATAATAGATAAAGATACACATTGATAAAAACACTCTATGATACTTTATATGGTATTTAATATAAAAATAAGGGGCTTGAAGAAACCATCAACCATACAATAGCGAATTAAATAGTATTAAACATAAAATAGATAATCGGATGATATATGAGGTAATCAAATGAGAAAATTGTATATAATTATAGGAATTATAGTTATAATTGGAATAGTAGCCATTGGATCAATAGCTTTCATCTTTAACTCTATAATGAGTGGGGCTGATACTTCTGATTGGGTAGATAAAGATCTTGCAGAGTTAAAGTTTAAACTACCACAAAATCTCGGCAATGGTGAAATTTATGAAGATAATGATACTGAAAATGGAAATATAGAACATATTTATGAAGTTGCAGATAAGAAATTCATAATACAAGTTTTTAAAAATGATGAAGATTCATCTTTGTGGGATGAAAATCTTGCTTCTCTTAGAAAGGAAAGCGCAGATACAGAAAGTTTCACGATAAATGAAAACCATTTAGAAATTTTTTCAAATGTCGAAGGTGATGAATTAAATTATGCTTTATTCAATGCAGGAGACAATAAAGTAATTATATCCTATCCAGATGATATAAGCATTCCTGTAATTAAATCTATTGCATACTCTTTCTTTGATCTTAATAAATAGAATAATATCTTTTTTTAGAAAGTCGATTATTAAATGGACTTCCACTTTCTTTTTTTGATATATTCTTTATTAATATCTTTAATTTATCTTTAATTTATATATTAAGGTTTATTAATCTTTTATATAATTATTATGCAATTTATTCTAATATAGAACTTTTTTATTTTAATTAATACAGTAAATAATTATTTTATATTATTATTATTATTATTATTATTATTTTTGAAGAAGTAAGATTTAATAACCATTTTGGTATTTAAACATTCAAAATTATACTTGTTTTAAATTGTACTAATGATAATGCCGATTTTAAAAAATTACATGTGAAAATAGTGGTTTATGGTAATAATAATCATAATAATCTTTTTGGGGAATATTCTACTGACTTAATTCCTGTGAATATTTTAGATAGTGAAAACAATATAACTTTAGCTATTGGTGAATTATGGATTAACCAATAAATAACAACCCACCAATATTGACAATCCATAACAGGCTTTACTAGGAAATAAACTGATGTAACTCTTAATGGCAGTGATTTTAGTGTTAATCGCAAGTCTTGGTTTATTAGCTCGTAAATAATAAAATATAAATTGTTTTAGTTTTGTTTTAATTATTCTACCAAAAATTTTTTTAAAAGTAGTATTCAATAATTTGAAAATATGAATTAGTTATAAAAATAAATTATTATAAAAATAGTAAATTATCATAATAAATATAAACATAAAAAGAACATCAAAAGATGTTACTTTTTATATTTGGTGTTTGATCGAATCCGCCTTTCAATCTACAACTAGTAAATTACATATAAAACTATGAAAATTCATCTGATAAATAACTCTTATAAAATTCATCTTTTTAATAGTTTTATTAACAATGTAACTTAACTTCACTTCTTTTATTAATTGTGCATACTATATAAAGGTTTTGGTTTATTTTTAAAAAAAACCATTGATTTGTGCTCTTTTTAAGAAATAAAGAAGCATTAAAAGGAATTGGATTAACTATATTAACATCTCAAAGATTTATACTTTATTTCAGCTAAATCAGCATGACTATGACATATTCTATAAAATAAGACCTTATCTAACCTTTTAATAATTCTAAATTTTATTTTAAAAATCTTTTTTTTATTAATTCATCTCTTAAAAGTTATTATAAGTATCAATAGAATTTTTTTCATGTAAAAAATCTGTTAATACTCTTTATTTTTTCATTAACCTTCTTTTTACTGTATTAATCTTTTTAATTCTTTTTTAAAATATTTTTATTTAAATTAACATAAAAAATAATTTTTTATTATCCTGAAATTTTTAACCCAACTATTCCACCTATTACTAACATTATGCAGAATATTCTAATCATTGATTTAGTTTCGCCTAAAAAAACCATTCCTATAACAGCTACTCCAACAGCACCAATAGCTGTCCATACAGCATATGCAGTTCCTATTGGTATATATTTCAATGCTAGGGAAAGGAAAAATAAGCTTAAAACCATAATGATAACGGTTGTTATAGACATTAAAACATTTGTAAAACCTTCTGAGAATTTAAGAGATATTGCCCATCCAATCTCTGAGATTCCTGCTATAATAAGAAATATCCAAGGATTCATACTTTCAAATTATATACATTTGTGTATATAAAATTTTGTATAATTTTAGAATTTTACGGAGTTCATATTCTATTTTTATATTTTCATATTTTTTTTTGACTTTATTTTTCATATTTTGTTTTTATCTTTATATTTTATTTTTATCCTTATTTTTTATGTTTTGCTTTTATTTTTTTATTTCCTTTATATTTCACAATAATTAAATATTATAACATAAACATATTTTATTAAATTACAATAATTTACAATATTATGAATAACTTAATATTATGAATAATTTTT
This genomic interval carries:
- a CDS encoding DMT family transporter gives rise to the protein MNPWIFLIIAGISEIGWAISLKFSEGFTNVLMSITTVIIMVLSLFFLSLALKYIPIGTAYAVWTAIGAVGVAVIGMVFLGETKSMIRIFCIMLVIGGIVGLKISG